The following are encoded in a window of Methylocystis rosea genomic DNA:
- the addA gene encoding double-strand break repair helicase AddA, whose translation MSERPVGALTIRRQQTASDPFTSAWVSAHAGSGKTHVLAQRVLRLLLAGARPSQILCLTYTKAAAANMGARVFDALARWATLDDAALANEIAQMGATVESRIDLDFARRLFARAVETPGGLKIQTIHAFCEKLLHIFPFEANVPASFRVVDDLERAELMDAARRRALDAATRDSGSLRKALELVAHETSAAGFDALCEELLHHRQKIARMREQDDYEAHVFAALGLTTDETLARIDAAIIEDGEPPSAWPALAKMLRGGSTNDGKLADSLDSAFVLAPHPDCIESYLAAFFKKDGEPRGLGKTKIITGPLAKCEPQLLARMEAERDRLVTLIEKRKAAAAAERSLALHVLGDAILGEYEHAKRRRGLLDYDDLIEGARRLLHRSSPSWVLYKLDAQIDHILLDEAQDTSPAQWDILAAIADEFCAGASAREARGGPPRSFFAVGDEKQSIFSFQGAEPERFDAMRREFRRRFECVERRFEAVTLTQSFRSSPGVLQAVDDIFAIEQNRLGLCCDPQEPAPRHEAWKSDVAALIEIWESIGAEKAQEPSDWRLPLDYVDASDPSERLAEKLARKVRALLSPQSGECVEDGGALRPVEPGDILVLVRKRGPLFEAIIRALKNEHVPVAGADRLDLADHIAVHDLVALGRAALLPQDDLTLAGVLKSPFFGFDDDDLIALAPGRRASLIEALEQSEDARCREAAARLRRLRRDAEAMAPFDFYSSALGTDGGRAQLMARLGGEAEDAIDEFLKLAASFEREQPPSLTAFLAMAESLDLSIKRDMESAGGAVRVMTAHAAKGLEAKIVFLPDTCGASAGKHDPKLYALGEADDAALLWSIGKDSDPIALQQAREAHRRGEREESQRLLYVALTRAEERLYICGAHGVSGRADGCWYDAIRDALEPNCEIVPDPLDATSTILRRGAVPQRFDLARRALRTDAVDIPAFARAKARPEVAPAPPLRPSSALAGADLIAIGADGVAARRGEAERLLHGRLVHALLQHLPACAPDHRQSAARRFLAARGGFLDEDRREALAQSALAVLADPRLAPLFGPDSTPEVDVVATLENGAVVAGRIDRLAETATEALIAEFKTGRPRAKLEDAHLRQLALYRAAIAPLFPGKRLRCFLIYTQNASVLEAG comes from the coding sequence ATGAGCGAGCGTCCGGTTGGCGCCCTGACGATCCGGCGCCAGCAAACGGCGTCAGATCCCTTCACCTCCGCCTGGGTTTCGGCGCATGCCGGCTCCGGGAAAACCCATGTGCTCGCGCAGCGGGTTTTGCGGTTGCTGCTTGCCGGCGCGCGGCCGTCGCAGATTCTCTGCCTCACCTATACGAAGGCGGCAGCGGCCAATATGGGCGCGCGGGTCTTTGACGCGCTCGCGCGTTGGGCGACGCTCGACGATGCGGCGCTGGCCAATGAAATCGCTCAGATGGGCGCGACGGTCGAATCGCGCATCGATCTTGACTTCGCCCGGCGGCTTTTCGCGCGCGCCGTCGAAACGCCGGGCGGGCTTAAGATTCAGACGATCCACGCCTTCTGCGAAAAGCTGCTGCATATCTTTCCTTTCGAAGCCAATGTTCCGGCGTCCTTCCGCGTCGTCGACGATCTGGAGCGCGCCGAACTGATGGACGCGGCGCGCCGACGCGCGCTCGACGCCGCCACGCGAGACAGTGGGTCGCTGCGAAAAGCGCTGGAGCTTGTCGCCCACGAGACTTCGGCGGCGGGATTCGACGCGCTCTGCGAAGAATTGCTGCATCATCGTCAAAAGATCGCGCGCATGCGCGAGCAGGATGACTATGAGGCGCATGTCTTTGCCGCGCTTGGCTTGACGACGGATGAAACGCTGGCGCGGATCGACGCGGCGATCATCGAGGACGGCGAGCCGCCGTCCGCGTGGCCGGCGCTCGCCAAGATGCTGCGCGGCGGTTCGACCAACGACGGCAAGCTCGCCGACTCGCTCGATTCCGCTTTTGTGCTTGCCCCGCATCCGGACTGTATCGAGAGCTATCTCGCAGCCTTCTTCAAGAAAGACGGCGAACCGCGCGGCCTGGGAAAAACAAAAATCATCACCGGCCCGCTCGCCAAATGCGAGCCACAGCTTCTTGCGCGCATGGAGGCTGAGCGTGACAGACTCGTCACGCTCATCGAAAAGCGCAAAGCCGCGGCCGCAGCCGAACGCTCGCTGGCGCTGCATGTTCTCGGCGACGCCATTCTTGGCGAATATGAGCACGCCAAAAGACGTCGGGGATTACTCGACTACGACGATTTGATCGAGGGCGCGCGCCGCCTGCTTCATCGTTCGAGTCCGTCCTGGGTGCTCTATAAGCTCGACGCGCAGATTGACCACATCCTGCTGGATGAGGCGCAGGATACGAGTCCGGCGCAGTGGGACATATTGGCGGCGATCGCCGACGAATTTTGTGCAGGCGCCAGCGCGCGCGAAGCGAGAGGCGGTCCGCCGCGCAGTTTTTTTGCAGTCGGCGACGAGAAGCAATCGATCTTTTCCTTTCAAGGCGCGGAGCCTGAACGATTCGATGCGATGCGGCGCGAGTTTCGCCGAAGATTCGAATGCGTCGAACGCCGCTTCGAAGCGGTGACGCTCACCCAATCCTTCCGCTCTTCGCCCGGCGTGCTGCAAGCCGTCGACGACATTTTCGCGATCGAACAGAATCGCCTCGGCCTGTGCTGCGATCCCCAGGAGCCGGCGCCAAGGCATGAGGCTTGGAAATCCGATGTCGCGGCGCTCATCGAAATCTGGGAGTCGATCGGCGCGGAAAAGGCGCAGGAGCCGAGCGATTGGCGCCTGCCGCTCGACTACGTCGACGCGAGCGACCCCAGCGAGCGTCTCGCGGAAAAACTGGCGCGCAAGGTCAGGGCGCTGCTTTCGCCGCAGAGCGGCGAATGCGTCGAGGACGGCGGCGCGCTGCGTCCCGTCGAACCCGGCGACATATTGGTTCTGGTGCGCAAGCGGGGTCCGCTCTTCGAGGCGATCATTCGCGCTCTGAAAAACGAACATGTTCCCGTGGCTGGCGCCGACCGGCTCGATCTCGCCGACCACATCGCCGTCCACGATCTCGTTGCGCTTGGACGCGCCGCGCTATTGCCGCAAGACGATCTGACGCTGGCGGGCGTCCTGAAGTCGCCGTTCTTCGGCTTCGACGACGACGATCTCATCGCGCTTGCGCCAGGACGTCGCGCTTCACTGATCGAAGCGCTTGAGCAGTCCGAAGACGCGCGTTGCCGGGAGGCCGCGGCGCGGCTTCGACGCTTGCGACGCGATGCTGAGGCCATGGCGCCGTTCGATTTTTACAGCAGCGCTCTTGGAACGGACGGCGGCCGCGCGCAGCTCATGGCGAGACTGGGCGGCGAAGCCGAGGACGCCATCGACGAATTCTTAAAACTTGCGGCGAGTTTCGAACGCGAACAGCCGCCATCGCTCACGGCCTTTCTGGCGATGGCCGAGTCGCTCGATCTTTCGATCAAGCGCGATATGGAATCGGCCGGCGGCGCCGTGCGGGTGATGACCGCTCATGCGGCGAAAGGTCTGGAGGCGAAGATCGTGTTTTTGCCGGACACCTGCGGGGCGTCCGCCGGCAAGCATGATCCGAAGCTCTATGCGCTCGGCGAGGCTGACGATGCGGCTCTTCTCTGGTCGATCGGCAAAGACAGCGACCCGATCGCCCTCCAGCAGGCGCGCGAGGCGCATCGGCGCGGCGAGCGCGAGGAAAGCCAGCGCCTGCTCTATGTCGCGCTGACGCGCGCGGAGGAGCGGCTTTACATTTGCGGCGCTCATGGCGTGAGCGGGCGCGCTGACGGCTGCTGGTACGACGCCATTCGTGATGCGCTCGAACCGAACTGCGAGATTGTGCCCGACCCCCTCGATGCGACATCGACGATTCTGCGCCGCGGCGCGGTTCCGCAGCGCTTCGATCTTGCGAGAAGAGCGCTGCGGACCGACGCCGTGGACATTCCGGCCTTCGCCAGGGCCAAGGCGCGGCCCGAAGTTGCGCCGGCGCCGCCGCTGCGTCCGTCGAGCGCGCTCGCCGGCGCAGACCTCATCGCCATTGGCGCGGATGGCGTGGCTGCGCGCCGAGGCGAAGCGGAACGTCTGCTGCACGGTCGTCTCGTCCATGCGCTGCTGCAGCATCTGCCGGCCTGCGCGCCAGACCATCGTCAAAGCGCGGCGCGGCGCTTCCTTGCGGCGCGTGGCGGCTTTCTGGACGAAGACAGGCGAGAGGCGCTGGCGCAGTCGGCGCTCGCGGTTCTCGCCGATCCGCGTCTCGCGCCGCTCTTTGGCCCAGACTCGACTCCTGAGGTTGACGTCGTCGCGACGCTCGAAAACGGCGCCGTCGTCGCGGGCCGCATCGACCGGCTCGCCGAAACGGCGACCGAGGCGCTCATCGCCGAGTTCAAGACGGGACGGCCGCGCGCCAAGCTCGAAGACGCGCATTTGCGCCAGCTTGCGCTCTATCGCGCCGCGATCGCGCCGCTCTTTCCCGGCAAGCGGCTGCGCTGCTTTCTGATCTATACGCAGAACGCCAGCGTGCTCGAAGCCGGATGA
- the rpsO gene encoding 30S ribosomal protein S15 — protein MSISAERKQSLIKEYSTKANDTGSPEVQVAILTERITNLTEHFKTHAKDNHSRRGLLKLVSQRRQLLDYVKVRDEPRYKSLIERLGIRR, from the coding sequence ATGTCGATCTCGGCGGAGCGCAAGCAGTCGCTCATCAAGGAATATTCCACCAAGGCGAACGACACGGGCTCGCCCGAGGTGCAGGTGGCGATTCTCACCGAGAGAATCACCAATCTGACCGAACACTTCAAGACCCATGCGAAAGACAATCACTCGCGTCGCGGGCTCCTGAAGCTCGTTTCCCAGCGCCGCCAGCTGCTTGACTATGTGAAGGTGCGGGACGAACCGCGTTACAAGAGCCTGATCGAGCGGCTCGGCATCCGCCGCTAA
- a CDS encoding AI-2E family transporter, with amino-acid sequence MNEELEAAALVEQDQNLSIDIFVLARLAVTLAFLSAAILISAPFLPALTWALVLAVVFIAPHRVLERFLPPSVAAGVSMLIVGLVIVGPLLLMIERLVSEAAAGVDYVQKTVQQGDWQTMLDAHPWLGGFQSWIARRFDLQATFSQLGAFVTNVATNFLRASTGQVITTVLAFYLLFFFLRDRAVALQTLARLSPFSNIETGKIIVRVRDTIHAILFGTLAVSALQGLLGGLMFWVLDFNSPVLWGLIMGLVSIVPVLGSFVIWIPATIYLLIEDRWVEAIILGLWGGVVISSIDNLVRPLLIGDSMRLHTVPAFIAMLGGLQLFGASGIVLGPIVMALSPLLLEFWRRRVGPDQPG; translated from the coding sequence ATGAACGAGGAGCTTGAAGCGGCGGCGCTCGTCGAACAGGATCAGAACCTTTCAATCGACATTTTTGTTCTCGCCAGACTCGCCGTCACGCTTGCGTTTCTCTCCGCCGCGATTCTGATTTCTGCGCCATTTCTGCCGGCGCTCACCTGGGCGCTCGTGCTCGCGGTTGTGTTCATTGCCCCCCATCGCGTGCTGGAGCGCTTCTTGCCGCCCTCCGTTGCGGCCGGCGTCTCCATGCTGATCGTCGGCCTCGTCATCGTTGGACCGCTGCTGCTTATGATCGAACGGCTCGTCAGCGAGGCCGCCGCAGGCGTCGATTACGTTCAGAAAACGGTGCAGCAAGGCGACTGGCAAACAATGCTCGACGCCCATCCTTGGCTCGGCGGCTTCCAAAGCTGGATCGCACGCAGATTCGATCTGCAAGCGACGTTCTCGCAACTTGGCGCCTTCGTCACCAATGTCGCCACGAACTTTCTGCGCGCGTCTACCGGTCAGGTCATCACCACTGTTCTGGCCTTCTACCTCCTGTTCTTTTTCCTGCGCGACCGCGCGGTGGCGCTGCAGACGCTCGCGCGACTGTCGCCCTTCTCGAACATCGAAACAGGCAAGATCATCGTGCGCGTGCGCGATACGATCCATGCAATCCTCTTTGGCACGCTGGCGGTGTCGGCGCTGCAAGGCCTGCTTGGCGGACTCATGTTCTGGGTGCTGGATTTCAATTCGCCGGTGCTGTGGGGGTTGATCATGGGGCTTGTCTCGATCGTGCCGGTGCTCGGCTCTTTCGTCATTTGGATTCCGGCGACGATTTACCTTTTGATCGAGGACCGTTGGGTTGAAGCCATCATTCTCGGGCTGTGGGGCGGCGTGGTGATCTCCAGCATCGACAATCTGGTTCGGCCGCTGCTCATCGGCGACAGCATGCGGCTGCACACTGTTCCCGCTTTCATCGCGATGCTCGGCGGCCTGCAATTGTTCGGCGCTTCGGGCATCGTCCTTGGCCCGATCGTTATGGCGCTCAGCCCGTTGCTGCTGGAATTCTGGAGACGTCGCGTCGGACCCGATCAGCCGGGCTAG
- the addB gene encoding double-strand break repair protein AddB: MLARRRNLFTIAPGAPFLKTFVSALLDGEIVSGLSRDTPPLTMARATIYVPTQRAARALAVEFAQALDRRATLLPRILPLGGLEERENAALFAGDFDVEADASLAAPIEELERRLLLSQLILQWAEAIGRALISVDTSGAPNLHESEPLLVASTPSAAYALAAELGALIDELHIEDVSVDAFDTLSDDAYSDFWAITTKFLQIALREWPRILADRGRIDASAYQKRLVEAQIAALVRTPPTAPVIALGSTGAQPTTTRLLAAIAGIENGAVVLPGLDQIMSADAWASVGQTERGGEPAFTHPQMMLKRLLAAMGAARDEPRELARVTPALAARRAFVSQAMAPADATSAWRDYQAAQSGGFAAALDGVIALEAPDERLEALALALFMREALETPGRTAALVTPDRLVARRVAAELRRFDIEIDDSGGMPLARTSIGALARLVATIGSDRAGAVNVAALLAHPLSSLGLSRAHVASLASPIEIGVLRTFAQPDGGWAARVPPARELARAPHAHPAARRISDEEWRAIEDALTRIDAAFAPFAALTPTASLSDRARAHSGALEAVIAGADDADEEGASTLFELLDRLAQAEAPAGFDAQNYAALFDRVAAETMLRGPRRAHPRLKILGPLEARLIEANLVLLAGLDEGVWPPQTDTGAFLNRSMRAQLGLMAPERRIGQSAHDFIMAMGAERVVLSRAIKRNGAPTVPSRFIARLSALAGDAFDDCRKRGDAMLAIAAALDRPKATIAIERPQPRPPAALRPQRLSVTRVERLRRDPYAIFAEYILKLTPLPPIGAEAGAREIGVAIHEALAAFVARHPRGALPFGARDVLRDLAREKLDGFMADPAFVSFQWPRIEAGLDHAFSFEQERRALDCDVHVETRGEIALALADGTIFRLTAIADRIEVDREGQAYVFDYKTGAPPSKKQVRAGWSPQLTLEAAMIEAGAFEKIGLRPVSGAAYIGLRKGGETHWLEWKDAHFADVVTAHRVQLEELLSQFSNESTPYASRPHPAFMSDIGDYDHLARVKEWMRGGGETA; encoded by the coding sequence ATGCTCGCGCGTCGCCGCAATCTGTTCACCATCGCGCCTGGCGCGCCGTTTCTGAAGACGTTTGTTTCGGCCCTGCTCGACGGCGAGATCGTTTCCGGCCTCTCGCGCGACACGCCGCCGCTGACGATGGCGCGCGCCACGATCTATGTGCCGACCCAGCGCGCCGCACGGGCGCTCGCGGTAGAATTCGCACAGGCGCTGGATCGGCGCGCGACGCTGCTGCCGCGCATTCTGCCGCTCGGCGGGCTCGAGGAGCGCGAGAACGCCGCTCTATTCGCCGGAGATTTTGACGTCGAGGCTGATGCGTCCCTCGCCGCGCCGATCGAAGAGCTGGAACGACGCCTGCTGCTATCGCAGCTTATTCTGCAGTGGGCGGAAGCGATCGGGCGCGCGCTCATCTCGGTCGACACAAGCGGCGCGCCCAATCTGCATGAGAGCGAGCCGCTGCTCGTCGCATCGACGCCGTCGGCCGCCTATGCGCTGGCCGCCGAGCTCGGCGCCCTCATCGACGAATTGCACATCGAAGATGTTTCGGTCGACGCCTTCGATACTTTGAGCGATGACGCCTACAGCGATTTCTGGGCGATCACGACGAAATTTCTGCAGATCGCCTTGCGCGAATGGCCGCGAATTCTTGCGGACCGGGGACGCATCGACGCCAGCGCCTATCAGAAACGCCTCGTTGAGGCGCAGATCGCGGCACTCGTCCGCACGCCGCCGACCGCGCCGGTGATCGCGCTCGGCTCCACCGGCGCGCAGCCGACGACCACGCGGCTGCTCGCCGCCATCGCGGGGATCGAAAATGGCGCCGTGGTCCTGCCGGGCCTTGATCAGATCATGAGCGCGGACGCCTGGGCGAGCGTGGGTCAGACCGAGAGAGGCGGAGAACCGGCCTTCACTCATCCACAGATGATGCTGAAACGCTTGCTCGCGGCCATGGGCGCGGCGCGAGACGAGCCGCGGGAACTCGCGCGCGTGACTCCGGCGCTGGCGGCGCGCCGCGCGTTTGTCTCGCAAGCGATGGCGCCTGCTGACGCGACGTCAGCGTGGCGCGACTATCAGGCTGCGCAGAGCGGCGGCTTCGCAGCGGCGCTCGACGGCGTCATTGCGCTGGAAGCGCCGGACGAGCGCCTCGAAGCTTTGGCGCTTGCGCTCTTCATGCGCGAAGCGCTGGAGACGCCCGGCCGAACGGCGGCGCTCGTTACGCCGGACCGGCTCGTCGCGCGGCGCGTCGCCGCCGAGTTGCGACGCTTCGACATTGAGATCGACGATTCTGGCGGCATGCCGCTCGCAAGAACTTCCATCGGCGCACTGGCGCGGCTCGTCGCGACGATCGGATCGGATCGCGCCGGCGCCGTGAACGTCGCCGCGCTGCTGGCGCATCCGCTGAGCTCGCTCGGACTTTCGCGCGCGCATGTCGCATCGCTCGCGTCGCCAATCGAGATTGGCGTGCTGCGGACATTCGCGCAGCCTGACGGCGGCTGGGCGGCGCGTGTGCCGCCGGCGCGCGAATTGGCGCGCGCGCCGCATGCGCATCCCGCGGCGCGCCGCATCAGCGATGAGGAGTGGCGCGCGATCGAAGACGCGCTCACGCGTATTGACGCCGCTTTCGCGCCCTTCGCCGCGCTGACGCCAACGGCGTCGCTGTCGGACCGCGCGCGCGCGCACAGCGGCGCGCTTGAAGCGGTGATCGCCGGTGCCGACGACGCTGATGAAGAAGGCGCGTCGACGCTGTTCGAACTTCTCGACCGGCTCGCGCAGGCTGAGGCGCCGGCAGGCTTTGACGCGCAAAACTATGCAGCTTTGTTCGACCGCGTCGCCGCCGAGACCATGCTGCGCGGCCCGCGACGCGCCCATCCGCGCTTGAAGATCCTCGGCCCTTTAGAAGCGCGGCTCATCGAGGCCAACCTCGTTCTGCTCGCCGGACTGGACGAAGGCGTATGGCCGCCGCAGACGGACACCGGCGCCTTTCTCAACCGCTCGATGCGCGCGCAACTCGGCTTGATGGCGCCGGAGCGGCGCATCGGCCAAAGCGCGCATGACTTCATCATGGCTATGGGCGCGGAGCGCGTCGTGCTGAGCCGCGCGATCAAGCGTAATGGCGCGCCGACTGTTCCTTCCCGCTTCATCGCGCGCCTCTCGGCGCTTGCCGGCGACGCATTCGACGATTGCAGGAAACGCGGCGACGCGATGCTCGCGATCGCCGCAGCGCTCGATCGTCCAAAAGCGACGATTGCGATCGAACGGCCACAGCCGCGACCGCCGGCGGCGCTGCGCCCGCAACGCTTGAGCGTCACTCGCGTCGAGCGCCTGCGGCGCGACCCTTACGCGATCTTCGCCGAATATATTCTCAAACTCACGCCGCTGCCGCCAATCGGCGCGGAGGCCGGCGCGCGCGAAATTGGCGTCGCAATACATGAGGCGCTTGCGGCCTTCGTCGCGCGCCATCCGCGCGGCGCGCTGCCCTTTGGCGCCCGCGACGTTCTCCGCGATCTCGCACGCGAGAAACTCGATGGCTTCATGGCCGATCCGGCCTTCGTGAGTTTTCAATGGCCGCGCATCGAAGCGGGGCTCGATCATGCGTTCAGCTTCGAACAGGAGCGGCGCGCTTTGGACTGCGACGTCCATGTCGAAACGCGCGGCGAGATCGCGCTTGCGCTCGCCGACGGAACGATTTTTCGCCTGACCGCGATCGCCGACCGCATAGAGGTGGATCGAGAGGGCCAGGCATATGTCTTCGACTACAAGACGGGCGCGCCGCCGTCCAAGAAGCAGGTCAGGGCCGGCTGGTCGCCGCAACTGACCTTGGAGGCGGCGATGATCGAGGCCGGTGCTTTCGAAAAAATCGGCCTGCGGCCAGTTTCCGGCGCCGCCTATATCGGCTTGCGAAAGGGCGGCGAGACTCACTGGCTCGAATGGAAAGACGCGCATTTCGCCGACGTCGTTACGGCGCATCGCGTGCAGCTCGAAGAGCTGCTGTCGCAGTTTTCAAATGAATCGACGCCTTATGCGTCGCGGCCGCATCCGGCTTTCATGAGCGATATCGGCGATTACGACCATCTGGCGCGCGTCAAGGAATGGATGCGCGGCGGCGGAGAGACGGCATGA
- a CDS encoding PAS domain-containing protein, whose product MFVVQKDDGIIPKILTQILDSCVNGVTLADPDQPDAPIIYANKAFESMTGYGQDDIIGRNCRFLQGDDRDQEGLAPLREAMRKHEHIEVTLRNYRKNGELFFNKLNITPLLDSRGAVIYYLGVQYDVTELVRAELEINRLGQRLKALEKA is encoded by the coding sequence ATGTTCGTCGTTCAGAAAGATGATGGGATCATCCCGAAGATTTTGACGCAGATTCTCGATTCATGCGTCAACGGCGTCACGCTGGCGGACCCGGATCAACCCGACGCGCCGATCATCTATGCGAACAAGGCGTTCGAAAGCATGACCGGCTATGGCCAGGACGATATCATCGGCCGCAACTGCCGTTTTCTGCAAGGCGACGACCGGGATCAGGAGGGGCTCGCGCCGCTGCGGGAGGCCATGCGCAAGCATGAACACATTGAAGTGACGCTGCGCAACTATCGGAAAAATGGCGAGTTGTTCTTCAATAAACTCAATATCACGCCGCTGCTCGATAGTCGCGGCGCGGTGATCTACTACCTCGGCGTCCAATATGACGTGACCGAGCTTGTCCGCGCCGAACTGGAAATCAACAGGCTGGGCCAGCGCCTGAAGGCGCTGGAGAAGGCGTAA
- the pnp gene encoding polyribonucleotide nucleotidyltransferase, with protein sequence MFHIHREELDWAGRTLVLETGKVARQADGAVMASWGETTVLATVVSAKAPKPSQDFFPLTVNYQEKAFAAGRIPGGYFKREGRPSERETLISRLIDRPIRPLFPDGYRNDTQLILTVLSHDLENDPDILALVAASAALTLSGIPFMGPVGGARVGCINGQLKLNPTIEEMKLSELDLIVAGTQDAVLMVESEAKELSEETMLQAVMLGHRGFQPVIDAIIRLAERAAKDPRDLVIADTTDVANAVAQIAEAELREAYKNTVKQERYAAVDAVKAKVTAALFPEGGEAKFTKEEVGAAFKELQAKVVRWNILDTGIRIDGRDVKTVRPIVAEVGVLPRTHGSALFTRGETQALVVATLGTGEDEQYVDSLEGTYKERFLLHYNFPPYSVGETGRMGSPGRREIGHGKLAWRALRPMLPAVAEFPYTLRVVSEITESNGSSSMATVCGTSLALMDAGVPIKAPTAGIAMGLILEGERFAVLSDILGDEDHLGDMDFKVAGTSNGVTSLQMDIKIAGITEEIMKVALAQARDGRLHILGEMAKAITSSRAELGEFAPRIETMKIPTDKIRDVIGSGGKVIREIVEKTGAKINIEDDGTVKVASSDGNSIKAAINWIKSIASDPEVGLIYEGTVVKTADFGAFVNFFGAKDGLVHISQLSKQRVNKTTDVVKEGDRVKVKLLGFDDRGKVRLSMRVVDQETGEDLEAKEKAEAVAANGGE encoded by the coding sequence ATGTTCCATATTCACCGCGAAGAACTCGATTGGGCCGGGCGCACGCTCGTGCTCGAGACCGGCAAGGTCGCCCGCCAGGCAGACGGCGCCGTGATGGCGAGTTGGGGCGAGACGACAGTGCTCGCGACCGTCGTTTCGGCCAAGGCGCCAAAACCCAGCCAGGACTTTTTCCCGCTCACCGTCAATTATCAGGAAAAAGCCTTCGCCGCCGGCCGCATCCCGGGCGGCTATTTCAAGCGCGAGGGCCGTCCCTCGGAGCGCGAGACGCTGATCTCCCGCCTCATCGACCGCCCGATCCGCCCGCTCTTCCCCGACGGATACCGCAACGACACCCAGTTGATCTTGACCGTGCTGTCGCATGACCTCGAAAACGATCCAGACATTCTCGCCTTGGTGGCGGCGTCAGCGGCGCTGACGCTTTCCGGAATCCCTTTCATGGGACCCGTCGGCGGCGCGCGCGTCGGCTGCATCAATGGTCAGCTCAAACTCAATCCGACGATCGAGGAGATGAAGCTCTCCGAGCTCGATCTCATCGTCGCCGGCACGCAGGACGCCGTGCTGATGGTCGAGTCGGAAGCCAAGGAGCTCTCCGAGGAGACCATGCTGCAGGCGGTCATGCTGGGGCATCGCGGCTTCCAGCCGGTGATCGACGCCATCATCCGCCTTGCCGAACGCGCCGCCAAGGACCCGCGCGACCTCGTCATCGCCGACACGACGGACGTCGCGAACGCCGTCGCCCAGATCGCCGAAGCCGAACTGCGTGAAGCCTACAAGAACACCGTCAAGCAGGAGCGTTACGCCGCCGTCGACGCCGTGAAGGCGAAGGTGACCGCCGCGCTCTTCCCGGAAGGCGGCGAGGCCAAGTTCACCAAGGAAGAAGTCGGCGCGGCCTTCAAGGAGCTTCAGGCCAAGGTCGTCCGCTGGAACATTCTCGACACGGGCATCCGCATCGACGGCCGCGACGTCAAGACCGTGCGCCCGATCGTCGCCGAGGTTGGCGTCCTGCCGCGCACGCATGGCTCGGCGCTCTTCACCCGCGGCGAGACGCAGGCGCTTGTCGTCGCGACTCTCGGAACGGGCGAAGACGAGCAATATGTCGATTCGCTCGAGGGCACCTACAAGGAGCGCTTCCTGCTCCATTACAACTTCCCCCCCTACAGCGTCGGCGAGACCGGCCGCATGGGTTCGCCCGGCCGTCGCGAAATCGGCCATGGCAAGCTCGCTTGGCGCGCGCTCAGGCCCATGCTGCCGGCGGTGGCTGAGTTCCCCTATACGCTGCGCGTCGTCTCCGAGATCACCGAGTCGAATGGCTCGTCCTCGATGGCGACGGTCTGCGGCACATCTTTGGCGCTCATGGACGCCGGCGTGCCGATTAAGGCGCCGACGGCCGGCATCGCCATGGGCCTCATCCTCGAAGGCGAACGCTTCGCCGTGCTCTCGGATATTCTGGGCGACGAAGATCATCTCGGCGACATGGACTTCAAAGTCGCGGGCACGTCCAATGGCGTGACCTCGCTGCAGATGGACATCAAGATCGCCGGCATCACCGAGGAAATCATGAAGGTCGCGCTCGCTCAGGCGAGGGACGGCCGTCTGCACATCCTCGGCGAGATGGCGAAGGCGATCACGAGTTCGCGCGCCGAACTCGGCGAATTCGCGCCGCGCATCGAGACGATGAAGATCCCCACCGACAAGATCCGCGACGTGATCGGCTCCGGCGGCAAGGTCATCCGCGAGATCGTCGAGAAGACCGGCGCCAAGATCAACATCGAGGACGACGGCACGGTGAAGGTCGCCTCCTCGGACGGCAATTCCATCAAGGCGGCGATCAACTGGATCAAGTCCATCGCCTCTGATCCCGAGGTCGGCTTGATCTACGAGGGCACGGTGGTGAAAACCGCGGACTTTGGCGCCTTCGTCAACTTCTTCGGCGCCAAGGACGGGCTCGTTCACATCTCGCAGCTGTCCAAGCAGCGCGTGAACAAGACGACCGACGTCGTGAAGGAAGGCGACCGCGTGAAAGTCAAACTCCTCGGCTTTGACGACCGCGGCAAGGTCCGCCTTTCGATGCGCGTCGTCGATCAGGAGACCGGCGAGGATCTCGAGGCCAAGGAAAAGGCCGAAGCCGTCGCGGCGAACGGCGGAGAATAG